From the genome of Winogradskyella forsetii, one region includes:
- a CDS encoding DUF1599 domain-containing protein, with amino-acid sequence MQDTSKQYDAVIAKCRALFVNKMSDYGSAWRILRLPSLTDQIFIKAQRIRGLQQNAVRKVDEGEVSEFIGIINYCIMALIQLEKGVVEQPDLNTEEATELYDEKIAITKQLMLDKNHDYGEAWRDMRVSSLTDLILQKLLRVKQIEDNAGKTIVSEGIDANYQDMINYSVFAMIHLGESK; translated from the coding sequence ATGCAAGACACTTCAAAACAATACGATGCGGTTATCGCCAAATGCAGAGCCCTTTTTGTCAATAAAATGAGTGATTATGGCAGTGCATGGCGAATTTTGAGATTACCATCGTTAACCGATCAGATCTTTATAAAGGCGCAGCGCATACGAGGATTACAACAAAATGCGGTTCGGAAAGTAGATGAAGGGGAAGTCAGCGAGTTCATCGGAATCATCAATTATTGTATAATGGCGCTGATCCAGTTAGAAAAAGGTGTGGTGGAGCAACCCGATTTAAACACGGAAGAGGCTACTGAATTATATGACGAAAAAATAGCAATCACAAAACAATTAATGTTGGATAAGAATCACGATTATGGTGAAGCTTGGCGAGATATGCGTGTCAGTTCTTTGACTGATTTGATTTTGCAAAAATTATTAAGAGTAAAGCAAATTGAGGACAACGCAGGAAAAACCATAGTAAGCGAAGGTATTGACGCCAATTATCAGGATATGATTAATTATTCGGTTTTTGCTATGATTCACTTGGGAGAAAGCAAATAA
- the folP gene encoding dihydropteroate synthase: MTINCKGKLIDLSTPKVMGILNVTPDSFFDGGKYKDESEILHQVESMLNDGATFIDIGGYSSRPNADDVSEAEELNRVLPVVELILTHFPKTLISIDTFRSEVAKRSIEVGAALINDISAGKLDDNMLSTIGKLGVPYIMMHMKGNPKTMQQQTHYQDLVKEIIAYFAERIAVAHQKKINDIIIDPGFGFAKTTAQNFELLNTLELLQLTDKPILAGVSRKSMIYKTLNSNSENALNGTTALHMVALEKGAKILRAHDVKEAMECVTLYNRLKT; this comes from the coding sequence ATGACCATAAACTGCAAAGGCAAATTAATCGATCTATCCACACCAAAAGTGATGGGAATTCTTAATGTGACTCCAGATTCATTTTTTGATGGTGGAAAGTACAAGGATGAGTCTGAGATTTTGCATCAGGTTGAATCGATGCTGAATGATGGTGCCACGTTTATTGATATTGGTGGTTACAGTTCCAGACCAAATGCTGATGATGTTAGTGAAGCCGAAGAACTGAACCGTGTTTTACCTGTTGTAGAATTAATTTTGACGCATTTTCCTAAGACTTTAATTTCTATTGATACATTTAGAAGCGAAGTCGCTAAGCGAAGTATTGAAGTTGGTGCAGCCTTAATCAATGATATTTCTGCCGGAAAATTGGACGACAACATGCTTTCTACTATTGGAAAATTAGGTGTGCCTTACATTATGATGCACATGAAAGGCAATCCAAAAACAATGCAACAACAAACGCACTACCAGGATTTAGTTAAAGAGATTATCGCTTATTTTGCGGAACGTATTGCAGTTGCACACCAAAAAAAAATCAACGATATCATTATCGATCCTGGTTTCGGATTTGCTAAAACCACAGCTCAGAATTTTGAATTGCTGAATACATTAGAATTACTGCAACTTACGGACAAACCCATTTTAGCTGGTGTGTCTAGAAAATCGATGATTTATAAAACTTTAAATTCCAATTCCGAAAATGCCCTCAACGGAACAACTGCCTTACACATGGTCGCCTTAGAAAAAGGCGCAAAAATCTTACGCGCTCACGATGTGAAGGAAGCAATGGAATGTGTCACACTTTATAATCGATTAAAGACTTAG
- the cdaA gene encoding diadenylate cyclase CdaA: MENLQLWDFRFIDFVDVFLVAILLYYIYKLVKGTVAINIFIGILIIYFAWRLTDYLNMQMLYSIFDGFMKVGIIALIVVFQPEIRKFLLMVGSTNIGGKRNLFKNFKFLKNDDQTSTDVDAIINACNKMGSSNTGALIVIERNNNLDFLTSTGDEMNILVSQPIIESIFFKNSPLHDGAAIIDKNIVKATRVILPVNNEKNIPERFGLRHRAAIGITEKTDALALCVSEETGQISYIKNGEFEMFNDTGELIQKIKEDLG, from the coding sequence TTGGAAAACTTACAACTTTGGGATTTTAGATTTATAGACTTTGTGGACGTCTTCCTTGTGGCCATTCTACTCTATTATATCTACAAACTTGTAAAAGGAACGGTTGCCATCAATATTTTTATTGGAATCCTTATCATCTATTTTGCATGGCGCTTAACGGATTACCTCAACATGCAGATGCTTTACAGCATTTTTGATGGATTTATGAAAGTCGGAATTATTGCTTTGATAGTCGTCTTTCAACCTGAAATCAGAAAGTTTCTTTTAATGGTAGGTTCAACCAATATCGGTGGAAAACGTAATCTTTTCAAAAACTTTAAGTTCCTGAAAAATGACGACCAAACCTCAACTGATGTGGACGCCATTATCAATGCATGCAATAAAATGGGATCATCAAACACTGGCGCTTTAATCGTCATTGAGCGTAACAACAATTTAGATTTTTTAACGAGTACAGGAGATGAAATGAATATTTTGGTTTCTCAACCTATTATAGAAAGCATCTTTTTTAAAAATAGTCCTTTGCATGATGGCGCCGCAATCATAGACAAGAATATTGTAAAAGCAACACGAGTCATTCTTCCTGTAAATAATGAAAAAAATATCCCAGAACGTTTTGGTTTACGACACAGAGCCGCTATTGGCATAACCGAAAAAACAGATGCTTTGGCACTTTGTGTGAGTGAAGAAACAGGACAGATTTCTTACATAAAAAATGGCGAGTTCGAAATGTTCAATGACACCGGTGAACTCATTCAAAAAATCAAGGAAGATCTAGGCTAG
- a CDS encoding DUF3667 domain-containing protein, with protein MHCKNCNNSLRDSQKFCDECGAKVIQNRLKPRVLAQQVNEQFISIDNKFLRTFIDLFKKPEAVIIGYIDGTRKKYIDVLQYFAISLTLAGIQVFLMTTFFKEALDFSSGFAEGFNTTAPKTDNPFTNLNLGDLTKYQSLIYIFTVPFSAFGTWLTYYLLGERTYNFTEHLVINLYYYAQYIIITAVLSILFLLFRLDYLIVSTLVTIPTIVYLFYVLKRIFKNTFWETFARFLIVMVIYVFSMFIIMIFAIIIVLISKQL; from the coding sequence GTGCATTGTAAAAACTGTAATAATTCACTTAGAGATTCACAAAAATTTTGTGATGAATGTGGTGCGAAAGTGATTCAAAATCGACTAAAGCCAAGAGTCTTGGCACAGCAAGTGAATGAACAGTTTATATCTATAGACAATAAATTCTTGCGTACATTTATCGATCTCTTTAAAAAACCTGAAGCCGTCATAATAGGCTATATTGATGGTACCCGTAAAAAGTATATTGATGTTTTGCAATATTTTGCTATATCACTGACTTTAGCTGGTATTCAAGTATTTTTAATGACTACTTTTTTCAAAGAAGCACTGGATTTTAGTTCAGGTTTTGCTGAAGGGTTTAATACCACTGCACCAAAAACCGATAATCCGTTTACCAATCTCAACTTAGGTGACTTAACCAAGTATCAAAGTTTAATATACATTTTTACTGTTCCATTTTCTGCTTTTGGAACTTGGCTTACCTATTATTTATTGGGCGAAAGAACTTATAATTTTACAGAGCATTTAGTAATCAACTTATACTATTATGCTCAATATATTATTATTACAGCTGTTTTAAGTATTCTCTTTTTGCTATTTAGGTTAGATTATCTTATAGTTTCAACCTTAGTTACCATTCCTACAATTGTGTATTTATTTTATGTTCTTAAACGCATTTTTAAAAATACCTTTTGGGAAACATTTGCACGTTTTTTAATTGTGATGGTGATCTATGTCTTTTCAATGTTTATAATTATGATATTCGCTATAATAATAGTTCTCATTTCCAAACAGTTATAA
- a CDS encoding DUF3667 domain-containing protein yields MNCKNCYTELEEHDDYCRSCGGRVVRNRLTFKNLFEHVSETFFNYDNTLLKTFLTLFRKPEAVIDGYIEGTRKKYVNVISYFALAITISGLYMFIINKYFPEVMDFSFMSAPGQEEFQKKNMAFVQEYQSIIMMLYVPIYALMARLVFFNIKKYNYTELLVVFLYIQAQISIASAIVVVALAFIGLNTSILGVATLPLMVIYSAYCLKRLYKLNTLDIIVRTLLFLVVLGITLFIITIIMLGVMFFTGELQEMFEAGKKAAEEAAKTKSAN; encoded by the coding sequence ATGAATTGTAAAAACTGCTATACCGAATTAGAAGAACATGACGACTATTGCAGAAGTTGTGGAGGAAGAGTGGTTAGAAATCGCTTGACATTCAAGAATCTTTTTGAGCATGTGAGTGAAACATTTTTTAACTACGACAATACCTTATTAAAAACGTTCCTTACACTTTTCAGAAAACCTGAAGCCGTTATTGACGGCTATATCGAAGGCACGCGAAAAAAGTACGTCAATGTGATTAGCTATTTTGCTTTGGCAATAACGATCTCTGGTCTTTATATGTTTATAATAAACAAATATTTCCCAGAGGTAATGGACTTTTCATTTATGTCTGCTCCCGGTCAAGAAGAATTTCAGAAAAAAAATATGGCTTTTGTGCAAGAGTATCAATCTATAATAATGATGCTTTATGTGCCAATTTATGCCCTAATGGCAAGACTTGTGTTTTTCAACATAAAAAAATACAACTACACAGAGTTATTAGTTGTCTTTTTATATATCCAAGCCCAAATATCAATTGCCAGTGCTATAGTAGTTGTGGCTCTAGCTTTTATAGGTTTGAACACTAGTATTTTAGGTGTCGCTACACTCCCATTAATGGTTATTTATTCTGCATACTGCCTTAAACGCCTTTATAAACTGAACACTTTAGACATAATTGTTAGAACTTTATTATTCCTTGTTGTTTTAGGAATTACATTATTTATCATCACCATAATTATGCTAGGTGTAATGTTCTTTACAGGAGAGTTACAAGAAATGTTTGAGGCTGGTAAAAAAGCGGCAGAAGAAGCAGCCAAAACTAAATCGGCAAACTAA
- a CDS encoding ABC transporter ATP-binding protein: MTEKEKKIFDVSLFTRLLQYIKPYRTVFVISLVCVIGLALFGALRPYVLKEAIDVKIANKEYNGFVIYMVIMLGLLILEVISQLLFIYYASWLGQSVVKDIRVKLFKHMLKFKMTYFDKSSVGVLITRAVTDMERIADIFGQGLFMIFSDVLKMLVVAGFMFYMNWKLSLIVIVTLPIILFATKVFQKYMKRAFEDVRTEVSNLNSFVQERVTGMKILQLFTREATEYKKFKAINERHKKGWLKTVWYNSIFFPIADFISSLTMGAVIWYGGINTVVGQTATLGDLIAFTMFIPMLFRPLNQIANKFNTLQMGMVAADRVFKVLDTTSNIDDSGTIEAQHFKGNISFKNVRFSYVKDEEVLKGVSLQVQAGETVAIVGATGAGKSTIINLLNRFYEINSGIIKVDDTDIKEMTLSSLRNQIAVVLQDVFLFADTILNNITLNNDDITEDDVVNAAKAIGIHEFISSLPNGYHYNVKERGVMLSSGQRQLISFLRAYVTNPSILILDEATSSVDSYSEQLIQDATDKITEGRTSIVIAHRLATIQQADKIIVMDAGKIVEIGTHKSLLKQENGYYKNLYEVQFLKAEAV; encoded by the coding sequence ATGACAGAAAAAGAAAAGAAAATATTTGATGTATCGTTGTTCACACGATTGTTGCAGTACATAAAACCGTATCGCACGGTATTTGTGATTTCGTTGGTTTGCGTTATTGGACTGGCATTATTCGGAGCCTTAAGGCCTTACGTTTTGAAAGAAGCGATTGATGTCAAAATCGCCAATAAAGAATACAATGGCTTTGTGATTTATATGGTTATCATGCTTGGCTTGTTGATTCTTGAGGTAATTTCACAATTACTGTTCATATATTATGCCAGTTGGTTAGGACAATCCGTCGTCAAGGATATTCGCGTGAAATTATTTAAACACATGCTGAAATTCAAAATGACTTATTTTGATAAATCTTCGGTTGGTGTATTGATTACAAGAGCGGTCACAGATATGGAGCGTATTGCGGATATTTTTGGTCAAGGCCTCTTTATGATTTTTAGCGATGTTCTTAAAATGTTGGTAGTTGCTGGTTTTATGTTTTACATGAATTGGAAACTGAGTCTCATCGTTATTGTGACTTTGCCCATTATTTTATTTGCAACAAAGGTTTTTCAGAAGTATATGAAACGTGCGTTTGAAGATGTAAGAACTGAGGTGTCTAACTTAAATTCCTTTGTGCAAGAGCGTGTGACAGGAATGAAAATTCTACAATTATTCACAAGGGAAGCTACTGAATACAAAAAGTTCAAAGCCATAAACGAACGCCATAAAAAAGGTTGGCTTAAAACGGTTTGGTATAACTCTATTTTCTTTCCTATTGCCGATTTCATTTCGTCATTGACCATGGGCGCTGTGATCTGGTATGGTGGAATAAATACAGTTGTTGGTCAAACAGCAACCTTGGGAGATTTAATTGCGTTCACCATGTTTATTCCAATGTTGTTTAGACCGCTCAATCAAATTGCCAATAAATTCAACACGCTACAAATGGGAATGGTAGCCGCAGACCGTGTTTTTAAAGTTTTGGATACCACATCTAATATTGACGATTCTGGTACCATTGAAGCTCAACATTTTAAAGGTAATATTTCTTTTAAAAATGTACGGTTCTCTTATGTTAAAGATGAAGAAGTCCTAAAAGGTGTTTCCTTACAGGTTCAAGCGGGCGAAACAGTTGCTATTGTTGGAGCGACAGGAGCAGGAAAATCGACCATCATTAATTTATTGAATCGTTTTTACGAAATCAATTCAGGAATTATCAAAGTTGATGATACAGACATTAAAGAAATGACATTGAGTTCACTAAGAAACCAGATTGCAGTTGTACTTCAAGATGTGTTTTTATTTGCAGATACAATTCTGAATAATATTACATTAAATAACGACGATATTACGGAAGACGATGTGGTAAATGCAGCCAAAGCGATTGGAATACATGAGTTTATTTCAAGTCTTCCAAATGGTTATCATTATAATGTGAAAGAACGCGGTGTAATGTTGTCTTCTGGTCAACGCCAATTGATTTCCTTTTTAAGAGCTTATGTGACTAATCCAAGTATTTTAATTTTAGATGAAGCGACGTCTTCAGTAGATTCGTATTCGGAACAATTAATACAAGATGCTACCGATAAAATAACGGAAGGACGAACTTCTATTGTTATTGCGCACAGATTGGCAACCATTCAACAAGCTGATAAAATTATTGTTATGGATGCTGGCAAAATAGTAGAAATTGGTACGCACAAATCATTGCTCAAACAAGAAAACGGTTACTATAAAAACCTTTACGAAGTTCAGTTTTTGAAGGCTGAAGCAGTTTAG
- the truA gene encoding tRNA pseudouridine(38-40) synthase TruA — MRFFIELSYNGKAYHGWQNQPNAISVQEVLEKALSTILKTEISIMGAGRTDSGVHASQMFAHFDFENKIESTDLIYKLNSFLPKDIAITSIFEVKPEAHARFDALSRTYHYKISTSKNVFDYDFAYQVQLPLDVEAMNKACKILFEYKDFQCFSKSNTDVKTYNCDIKEAFWTKKEEQLVFTIKADRFLRNMVRAIVGTMVNIGLGKLKANDLHQIIASKNRSEAGFSVPAHGLYLVEIVYPERIKP, encoded by the coding sequence TTGCGATTTTTCATCGAACTTTCATATAATGGTAAAGCCTATCATGGTTGGCAAAATCAGCCTAATGCTATTTCTGTGCAAGAAGTATTAGAAAAAGCACTTTCTACTATTTTGAAAACTGAAATCTCAATTATGGGAGCTGGCAGAACAGATTCAGGTGTCCATGCATCGCAGATGTTTGCACATTTTGATTTTGAAAATAAAATCGAATCAACAGATTTGATTTATAAGCTGAATTCTTTTTTGCCAAAAGATATTGCCATAACTTCTATTTTTGAGGTAAAACCTGAGGCGCACGCAAGGTTTGATGCGCTGAGCCGAACCTATCATTATAAGATATCGACCTCAAAAAATGTTTTTGATTACGATTTTGCCTATCAAGTGCAATTGCCTTTAGATGTTGAAGCCATGAACAAAGCCTGTAAAATCTTATTTGAGTATAAAGATTTTCAATGCTTTTCTAAAAGTAATACCGATGTAAAAACGTATAATTGTGACATAAAGGAAGCGTTTTGGACAAAGAAAGAAGAGCAACTTGTTTTTACAATTAAAGCCGATCGTTTTTTGAGAAATATGGTGAGAGCCATTGTCGGTACCATGGTAAACATAGGGTTAGGAAAATTGAAAGCAAATGATTTGCATCAAATTATAGCTTCAAAAAATAGAAGCGAAGCCGGATTTTCAGTGCCTGCACATGGCTTGTATTTGGTAGAAATAGTTTATCCAGAACGTATAAAACCTTAA
- a CDS encoding metallophosphoesterase family protein, producing the protein MKKILLLSDTHSYIDDAILKHVKQADEVWHAGDVGDLKVTDQIKKLKPLRAVYGNIDDAKARTEFPLHNRFMCEDIDVWITHIGGYPPKYNTRVSEELNLNPPDIFITGHSHILKVMPDKKLDLLHMNPGAAGKHGFHKVRTMLRFKIDGKKIKDLEVIEFQ; encoded by the coding sequence ATGAAAAAAATACTACTATTATCAGATACCCATAGTTATATTGACGATGCTATTCTAAAACATGTAAAACAAGCCGATGAAGTTTGGCATGCTGGCGATGTTGGCGATTTAAAAGTTACAGATCAAATAAAGAAATTAAAACCATTAAGAGCTGTTTATGGGAATATAGATGATGCGAAAGCACGAACTGAGTTTCCGCTCCACAATAGGTTTATGTGCGAAGATATTGATGTATGGATCACACACATTGGCGGTTATCCACCAAAGTATAACACTCGTGTTAGTGAAGAACTGAACTTAAACCCTCCTGATATTTTTATAACAGGACATTCGCACATCTTAAAAGTGATGCCCGACAAAAAATTAGATTTGTTGCACATGAATCCTGGAGCGGCTGGCAAACATGGATTTCATAAAGTAAGAACCATGCTTCGATTCAAAATTGATGGAAAAAAAATTAAGGATTTGGAGGTTATTGAGTTTCAATAA
- a CDS encoding DUF4293 domain-containing protein, with protein sequence MIQRIQTLYLFLAAGISAGLIFVFHLWTDNEGAKVYALDNYLYLGLFLGSALLSLISIFRFKDRKSQFVLGRLNIILNFILLGIFVYQSLNLSGEINVSEKGIGILLPIFSIVCLVLANKAIKKDEDLVKSVDRLR encoded by the coding sequence ATGATTCAACGCATTCAAACCCTATATTTATTTCTAGCTGCTGGTATTTCTGCGGGCTTAATATTTGTGTTTCATTTGTGGACTGACAATGAAGGAGCAAAAGTATATGCACTAGATAATTATTTGTATTTAGGTTTATTTTTAGGCTCAGCTTTATTATCTTTGATTTCAATTTTTAGATTTAAAGACAGGAAATCCCAATTCGTTTTGGGACGACTTAATATAATATTAAACTTTATTTTACTAGGAATTTTTGTGTATCAATCTCTAAACTTATCTGGAGAAATTAACGTTTCTGAGAAAGGTATTGGGATTCTTCTTCCTATTTTTTCTATTGTGTGTTTAGTCTTGGCTAACAAGGCTATAAAAAAGGATGAAGATCTCGTAAAATCTGTAGATCGATTGCGATAA
- the rho gene encoding transcription termination factor Rho: MFEISQLKAKKLPELQEIAKQLKVPKYRTQKKLDLVYKILDYQAANPDAVKTKVATETKPEPKQSQSKPPQKRSRVQKKPQNDKDQKTMEFSDNDKKVDTKPKQQKPRNDKSNNDKSNDKSARDNRSNDKSNNDKSNKEKSHHNKSQDNKSNDKKDDKRRSNDNRQNRSKDNNNNRNNNNQKTNGNKDSRNRYREPDYEFDAIIESEGVLDIMQDGYGFLRSSDYNYLSSPDDIYVSQSQIRLFGLKTGDTVLGHVRPPKEGEKYFPLIKVSKINGQNPNVVRDRVAFEHLTPLFPQEKFNIAEKQSTISTRIMDLFSPIGKGQRGMIVSQPKTGKTMLLKDVANAIAANHPEVYQMILLIDERPEEVTDMQRNVRGEVIASTFDKEAHEHVRIANIVLEKAKRLVECGHDVVILLDSITRLARAYNTVQPASGKILSGGVDANALHKPKRFFGAARNIENGGSLTIIATALTETGSKMDEVIFEEFKGTGNMELQLDRKISNRRIFPAIDLTSSSTRRDDILLDDTTIQRMWVMRKYLADMNPVEAMEFINDRFKQTKNNEEFLISMNG; this comes from the coding sequence ATGTTTGAAATTTCTCAGTTAAAAGCTAAAAAACTTCCTGAATTGCAGGAGATAGCAAAACAACTAAAGGTACCTAAATACCGTACTCAAAAAAAATTAGACTTGGTCTATAAAATTTTAGATTACCAAGCGGCCAATCCTGATGCTGTAAAAACTAAGGTGGCAACCGAAACCAAACCAGAGCCAAAACAATCTCAAAGCAAACCGCCTCAAAAGCGCTCTAGAGTTCAGAAAAAGCCTCAAAACGACAAAGATCAAAAAACCATGGAGTTTTCTGACAATGACAAAAAAGTGGACACAAAGCCTAAACAGCAAAAGCCTAGAAACGATAAATCAAACAACGATAAGTCTAATGATAAGTCTGCTAGAGACAATAGGTCTAATGACAAATCGAACAACGATAAATCCAATAAAGAAAAATCGCATCATAATAAAAGTCAGGACAATAAATCCAATGACAAAAAGGATGACAAAAGACGTTCTAACGATAACAGACAGAACCGTTCTAAAGACAACAATAACAACCGTAACAACAATAACCAAAAGACTAATGGTAACAAGGACAGCAGAAATCGCTATCGTGAACCTGACTATGAGTTTGATGCCATTATTGAAAGTGAAGGTGTTTTAGACATTATGCAAGATGGTTATGGGTTTTTAAGATCTTCGGACTACAATTACCTATCATCTCCAGATGATATTTATGTCTCTCAATCCCAAATTAGATTATTTGGATTAAAAACAGGTGATACGGTTCTTGGTCATGTGCGACCTCCAAAAGAAGGTGAGAAATATTTCCCTTTAATTAAAGTGAGTAAAATTAATGGTCAAAACCCAAATGTGGTTAGGGATAGAGTGGCTTTTGAGCACTTAACACCGTTATTTCCACAAGAGAAATTCAACATTGCCGAAAAGCAATCGACCATTTCTACACGAATCATGGATTTGTTCTCGCCTATTGGTAAAGGACAGCGTGGTATGATTGTATCCCAACCGAAAACAGGAAAAACAATGTTACTAAAGGATGTAGCTAATGCTATTGCTGCCAACCATCCTGAAGTTTATCAAATGATTTTATTAATTGATGAACGTCCTGAAGAAGTAACAGATATGCAACGTAATGTGCGTGGCGAAGTGATTGCTTCTACTTTTGACAAAGAGGCACACGAGCATGTAAGAATCGCGAATATCGTTTTAGAAAAAGCAAAACGATTGGTAGAATGTGGACACGATGTTGTGATTTTATTAGACTCCATTACACGTTTGGCAAGAGCTTATAATACCGTTCAACCAGCGTCTGGAAAGATTCTTTCTGGTGGTGTTGACGCTAATGCTTTGCACAAACCTAAACGTTTCTTTGGTGCTGCTCGTAATATTGAAAATGGTGGTTCATTAACCATAATTGCTACAGCATTGACCGAAACTGGTTCTAAAATGGACGAAGTTATTTTTGAAGAATTTAAAGGTACAGGTAATATGGAACTGCAGTTAGATCGTAAGATCTCTAACCGTAGAATTTTCCCAGCTATTGATTTAACTTCATCAAGCACAAGACGTGATGATATTTTATTGGATGACACAACGATTCAAAGAATGTGGGTAATGCGTAAGTACTTAGCTGACATGAATCCGGTGGAAGCTATGGAATTTATCAATGATCGTTTTAAGCAAACGAAAAATAATGAAGAGTTTTTGATTTCTATGAATGGCTAA
- a CDS encoding T9SS type A sorting domain-containing protein — protein MKTKLLYFTFIIITQLAFAQTTYVPDDNFEQRLIDIGYDDVLDDYVLTANINTVTELIMTNNNVSDLTGIGGFTSLTGLHVSSNQLYTLDLSQNINLIGLICSDNALNGTLDLSQNTALLSVICKNNLIDNIILPQTTTLEYLDFSYNELTSIDVSQNPNLGLFRGNDNQLDGTLDLSQNTSLYRIDCDYNSIDQLILPQTNTLIELDCRNNQLTALDVDYNPSLTILLMTGNEIAAINVALNTDLERLFAGFNMLTSLDLTNNVALTSLTANSNNIDYLSIKNGNNANFTIDPVLSNNPSLTCIEVDDAGFSTNNWTTYVDPQHYFSEDCSLSINESNLASVSIFPNPVTDKLVLRFKTAEYTSYQLINSKGQIQSKGKFTAQNESIDFSGISEGVYFLKLQTLNRSIIKKVVKQ, from the coding sequence ATGAAAACAAAACTACTTTATTTTACTTTCATCATCATCACTCAGTTAGCATTTGCCCAAACCACCTATGTGCCAGATGATAATTTTGAACAAAGATTAATAGATATAGGCTATGATGATGTTTTAGATGATTATGTGCTAACCGCTAATATCAATACGGTAACGGAGCTCATAATGACCAATAATAACGTCTCAGATTTAACAGGTATTGGTGGCTTTACATCTTTAACAGGGCTTCATGTGAGTTCTAACCAACTCTATACTTTAGATTTATCTCAAAATATAAACTTAATAGGTCTTATTTGCTCCGATAATGCTCTTAATGGTACTTTAGATTTATCTCAAAACACGGCATTGCTCTCAGTAATATGTAAAAACAATTTAATTGACAATATTATATTGCCCCAAACAACAACCTTAGAGTATTTAGATTTTAGCTATAACGAGCTTACGTCTATAGACGTGTCTCAAAACCCAAACTTAGGTCTCTTTAGAGGAAATGACAACCAATTGGACGGCACATTAGACCTATCCCAAAACACATCACTTTATAGAATAGACTGTGATTATAATAGTATTGACCAATTAATACTGCCACAAACAAATACGTTAATCGAATTAGATTGTCGTAACAACCAATTAACGGCACTTGATGTAGACTATAATCCGTCCTTAACAATACTTCTTATGACCGGTAATGAAATCGCAGCTATTAATGTAGCTTTAAATACAGATTTAGAAAGATTATTTGCTGGCTTTAATATGTTAACCAGTTTAGACCTCACTAATAATGTCGCTTTAACCTCTTTAACGGCTAATAGTAATAACATAGACTATTTATCCATTAAAAATGGAAATAACGCTAATTTCACAATTGACCCTGTATTGTCTAATAACCCATCGCTAACTTGTATAGAAGTAGATGACGCTGGTTTCTCTACCAATAATTGGACAACTTATGTTGACCCTCAACATTATTTTAGCGAAGATTGTTCTTTAAGCATAAATGAGTCTAATTTGGCATCTGTGAGTATATTCCCTAATCCTGTAACTGATAAGTTAGTTTTACGTTTTAAAACTGCAGAATACACAAGCTACCAATTAATAAATAGTAAAGGACAAATACAATCAAAAGGTAAATTTACAGCACAAAATGAAAGTATAGACTTTTCTGGAATTTCTGAGGGTGTTTATTTTTTAAAATTACAAACCTTGAATCGTTCTATAATAAAGAAAGTTGTAAAACAGTAA